The following are encoded together in the Oncorhynchus masou masou isolate Uvic2021 chromosome 5, UVic_Omas_1.1, whole genome shotgun sequence genome:
- the LOC135540339 gene encoding zinc finger protein 23-like, whose translation MSKLQMLNAFLTQKLTAVAVEIFGAVEKMITVYEEEMSRANEESKRLQRLLDSIYKPEIRLRKTEPQQLTVPVPEEVPCEQEWSPGLEQEDSDPTQIKEEQEDPDHTQIKEEQEEIKTRQEEEQLQGLESDIKEFIFTPSCVKNDCDQDPPQPSRLSQTLTMQTRERDLVCISTTTEMETEPDGEVYRGTESNSYSPPVAVVNGAQCEVSENVNGGVPVLKLLPVLKLLKSKRMWTNERQNSNTSAEGWKTDAMTNQKSASHGNAAPCCKVCGKSFKFLVALINHAQTVHANDAKHMCGVCGKNMNSSQCMIEHQQSHIAEKPFCHICGKCFHCNAKLRTHMRVHTGERPYWCQKCGKGFRQQQNLKEHMRTHTAEKPYRCEECGKCFKHSSSLTVHMRNHTGERPYKCHFCEKSFVSASKRSLHQRITLERTGNCFSAASAAEALVMWGP comes from the exons ATGTCCAAACTACAGATGTTGAATGCGTTTCTTACTCAGAAATTAACAGCGGTGGCTGTGGAGATATTTGGGGCAGTGGAGAAAATGATAACAGTGTACGAGGAAGAAATGTCCCGCGCAAATGAGGAGAGCAAACGACTACAAAGACTACTGGATTCGATTTACAAACCAGAGATAAGATTACGTAAAACAG AACCCCAGCAGctcactgtccctgtccctgaggAGGTTCCCTGTGAGCAGGAGTGGAGCCCAGGTCTGGAGCAGGAGGACTCAGACCCCACACAGAttaaagaggaacaggaggacCCAGATCACACACAGAttaaagaggaacaggaggagatcAAGACCagacaggaggaagagcagcttcaGGGGCTGGAGTCTGATATCAAAGAGTTCATATTCACTCCTTCCTGTGTGAAAAATGACTGTGATCAGGACCCCCCTCAGCCCTCACGACTTTCCCAAACCCTAACAAtgcagaccagagagagagacttagtATGCATCAGCACAACCACAGAGATGGAAACTGAACCTGATGGCGAAGTTTACAGAGGAACAGAATCAAACAGTTACTCTCCGCCCGTCGCTGTAGTAAATGGAGCTCAATGTGAAGTCAGTGAAAATGTTAATGGGGGGGTGCCAGTGTTAAAGCTACTACCAGTGTTAAAGCTActcaaatcaaagagaatgtggACAAATGAGAGACAAAATTCCAATACCTCTGCAGAGGGCTGGAAAACCGATGCGATGACCAATCAGAAATCAGCCAGTCATGGCAATGCTGCTCCTTGTTGCAAAGTGTGTGGGAAGTCTTTTAAATTTCTGGTGGCTTTAATTAATCATGCGCAAACAGTACATGCAAATGATGCAAAacatatgtgtggtgtgtgtggaaaAAACATGAACTCTTCTCAATGTATGATAGAACACCAACAATCTCACATTGCAGAAAAACCTTTTTGTCATATTTGTGGCAAATGTTTCCATTGTAATGCTAAACTGAGAACGCATATGCGtgtccacacaggagagagaccatATTGGtgccaaaaatgtggcaaaggCTTCAGGCAGCAGCAAAACCTGAAAGAGCATATGAGGACTCATACAGCGGAAAAACCGTATCGGTGCGAAGAATGTGGCAAATGCTTCAAACACTCGAGCAGCCTGACCGTGCATATGAGGAACCACACGGGGGAGAGACCATATAAGTGCCATTTTTGTGAGAAATCCTTTGTCTCAGCAAGTAAACGAAGTCTCCACCAACGGATTACATTGGAAAGAACTGGAAACTGTTTCAGTGCAGCCAGTGCAGCAGAAGCTTTAGTCATGTGGGGACCCTGA